In Alicyclobacillus macrosporangiidus CPP55, a single window of DNA contains:
- a CDS encoding multicopper oxidase family protein, translated as MRLTKFVEPLPIPGILQPLYRDERGTYYEVKMVQFTQSLHPELPATTLWGYEGVVPGPTIEVRRNELVRIKWINNLPYKHLLPVDTTIHGAEADKPQVRTVVHVHGGKMKSKYDGHPEAWFTNGYLRRGPQWRQMIYKYSNPQRAATLWYHDHAVGITRLNVYAGLAGFYIIRDDHEDALNLPRGSYEIPLAIQDKSLNPDGSLSYPRQPSDAIPGVTPNPSVIPEFFGDTILVNGKVWPYLEVEPRKYRFRILNASNARFYSLSLDSGQPFYQIGVEGGLLERPVKVHQILLAPAERADVIVDFKGMEGRNILLRNHAPTPFPSGKPADPDTTGQVMQFRVTVPLSDQDVSSIPRNLGRIEPLTEEAARRTRYLTLVESKDEYGRKLLLLDGKRWSDPVTETIRAGSTEMWCLVNLTADTHPIHIHLVHFQIVNRQRFNVKKYLSTGDIVLTGPPMQPDENERGWKDTVRAHPGQVTRIIARFEPYTGEFPWHCHILEHEDNDMMRPFTVIPK; from the coding sequence ATGCGGCTGACCAAGTTTGTCGAACCACTGCCGATTCCCGGCATTCTACAGCCCCTTTATCGGGATGAACGCGGTACTTACTATGAAGTGAAAATGGTGCAGTTTACCCAATCACTCCATCCTGAACTTCCGGCTACCACCCTTTGGGGCTACGAGGGGGTCGTGCCTGGGCCAACCATAGAAGTCCGTAGAAATGAACTGGTAAGAATCAAGTGGATAAACAATCTTCCATACAAACACCTTTTACCGGTGGATACCACGATACATGGAGCTGAAGCGGACAAACCTCAAGTGCGCACCGTTGTTCATGTTCATGGCGGCAAGATGAAATCGAAGTACGATGGACATCCTGAGGCGTGGTTCACGAACGGATATCTGCGCAGGGGACCCCAGTGGAGACAGATGATTTACAAGTACTCCAATCCGCAAAGAGCAGCAACTCTGTGGTACCACGACCATGCCGTTGGAATCACTCGTTTGAACGTATATGCCGGTTTAGCCGGCTTTTACATCATTCGGGATGATCATGAAGATGCCTTGAATTTGCCGCGTGGGTCATACGAAATTCCTCTTGCCATTCAGGACAAATCATTGAATCCCGATGGATCGCTGTCATATCCACGGCAACCAAGTGACGCCATACCCGGGGTCACGCCAAATCCGTCTGTAATTCCGGAGTTTTTTGGCGATACCATCCTGGTCAACGGAAAGGTCTGGCCGTATCTCGAGGTCGAACCGAGAAAATACCGTTTTCGCATTCTAAACGCTTCGAATGCGCGGTTCTACTCACTGAGCCTCGACTCCGGGCAACCTTTTTACCAGATTGGGGTCGAAGGTGGTCTGCTCGAGCGCCCCGTCAAAGTTCATCAAATTCTGCTTGCCCCTGCGGAACGAGCAGACGTCATTGTGGATTTTAAAGGCATGGAGGGTAGAAACATCTTGTTGAGAAACCATGCTCCCACACCGTTTCCGAGTGGCAAGCCAGCGGATCCGGATACGACGGGTCAAGTTATGCAGTTTCGGGTGACCGTTCCGCTTAGTGATCAAGATGTGAGCTCGATACCCAGGAATCTGGGAAGAATTGAACCACTTACCGAAGAGGCAGCTAGACGGACGAGATATTTAACTCTCGTAGAATCGAAGGATGAGTATGGGCGGAAGCTGTTACTGCTGGATGGTAAACGCTGGAGTGACCCGGTTACAGAAACAATTCGTGCAGGGAGTACCGAAATGTGGTGTCTTGTTAATTTAACCGCGGACACGCATCCCATCCATATTCATCTTGTTCACTTCCAAATTGTCAACCGCCAACGATTCAACGTCAAAAAGTACTTGTCGACAGGGGACATTGTGTTGACGGGTCCCCCAATGCAACCAGACGAAAATGAGCGGGGTTGGAAGGATACGGTGCGTGCCCATCCAGGGCAAGTCACGCGAATTATTGCTCGCTTTGAACCTTATACGGGAGAATTCCCCTGGCACTGTCACATTCTTGAGCATGAAGACAACGACATGATGCGCCCGTTCACCGTGATTCCCAAATAA
- a CDS encoding FAD:protein FMN transferase, whose product MPIRSAKGGIVQQAADILRHQGISQFLFNAGGDMVCCGTHGDRPWCVGIADPFNPAGAHVLTLDVSDMTVATSGTYRRKWTFNGQTVHHIVDSYLGLPVQSDVVSCTVVHQDLVQAEVMAKVGLLLGRERGSAWLKDHTVAGWVLVLNTGEVIHSWNS is encoded by the coding sequence TTGCCAATCCGCTCTGCAAAAGGGGGGATTGTTCAACAGGCGGCTGATATTCTCAGGCACCAAGGAATCTCTCAATTTTTATTCAACGCCGGCGGCGACATGGTCTGTTGCGGGACGCATGGTGACCGTCCGTGGTGCGTGGGAATTGCCGACCCGTTCAATCCGGCCGGAGCGCATGTGCTCACACTGGATGTGTCCGACATGACAGTGGCTACCAGTGGTACGTATCGGCGAAAGTGGACGTTCAACGGGCAGACCGTGCACCATATCGTTGACTCGTACCTCGGCCTTCCGGTTCAGTCTGATGTGGTCTCGTGTACAGTCGTCCATCAAGACCTTGTTCAAGCTGAAGTAATGGCAAAAGTCGGTCTGCTCTTGGGCCGTGAGCGTGGCTCGGCCTGGCTCAAGGATCACACAGTGGCCGGCTGGGTCCTCGTGTTGAATACGGGTGAGGTGATCCATTCGTGGAACTCTTGA
- a CDS encoding GNAT family N-acetyltransferase, which yields MARQLYERFFDTVKGKGCTAVRCVTSPVNKGSIHFHLRMGFQIEPGDAEVDGVQVKTNDDGRGHSRVRFVRDLLPSALR from the coding sequence TTGGCAAGACAACTGTACGAGAGGTTCTTCGATACAGTGAAAGGCAAAGGGTGCACAGCGGTTCGTTGTGTGACGTCTCCAGTGAACAAGGGATCCATCCATTTTCATTTACGCATGGGGTTTCAGATCGAACCAGGTGATGCCGAGGTCGACGGCGTCCAAGTCAAGACGAATGATGATGGCCGGGGCCACAGCCGGGTGCGGTTCGTACGGGACCTCCTGCCGTCGGCACTCCGTTAG
- a CDS encoding DUF4097 family beta strand repeat-containing protein, whose translation MKQIKIGIWTTGLGFVALGLILLLSMNGSIPLSTLKYLWPILLVVFGMEAILTRTLRPDAQLRFSGFSIFVIVVVCLISFAGSAIPRLSMSPSYLVGVSGHLQVGADVRKVEIRLVDGNVTVQGTASNEATYTGELRVFASSEETAKNELNAQWKAAVNGDTLVLIQKRQTASPDFGWFLWNAKHPHLEVQVPNRLLSTVQTTNGEVVVTHMNADSQADTSNGAITFDGIHGSVIGSTSNGGVHARSIQGAVDLHTSNGNIQIQDVASKVAGRTTNGEVEVESAVLGDWTLITSNGSIRVQLPKQGNNVRITGDTSNGRVSGNVPWQYSGDDHDHGTATLGQGVHTMELRTSNGSIQVNQGD comes from the coding sequence TTGAAACAGATCAAAATTGGCATTTGGACGACGGGGCTTGGTTTCGTTGCCCTTGGACTCATCCTTCTGCTTTCGATGAACGGGTCCATCCCCTTGAGCACGCTGAAGTATCTGTGGCCCATCCTGCTCGTTGTGTTTGGCATGGAGGCGATTCTCACGCGCACTCTGCGGCCGGATGCGCAGCTACGGTTCAGCGGATTCAGCATTTTTGTCATTGTGGTCGTCTGTCTGATCAGCTTCGCCGGAAGCGCAATTCCTCGGCTTAGCATGTCGCCGTCCTATTTGGTGGGCGTGAGCGGGCATCTCCAGGTGGGCGCTGACGTCCGGAAAGTGGAGATTCGGCTCGTGGATGGAAATGTCACAGTTCAGGGAACGGCGTCAAACGAAGCGACCTACACCGGGGAACTGCGGGTGTTCGCTTCTTCGGAGGAGACTGCCAAGAACGAGTTGAACGCTCAGTGGAAGGCGGCCGTAAACGGAGACACGCTCGTGCTCATCCAGAAGCGGCAGACGGCTTCTCCAGACTTCGGGTGGTTCCTGTGGAACGCGAAGCATCCGCACTTGGAAGTCCAGGTGCCCAACCGGCTTCTCTCCACCGTGCAGACGACGAACGGAGAGGTAGTGGTCACGCACATGAATGCGGACAGTCAGGCAGATACCTCAAACGGAGCGATCACGTTTGACGGCATTCACGGCAGTGTCATCGGTTCCACGTCCAACGGCGGGGTGCATGCCAGAAGCATACAGGGCGCTGTGGACCTGCACACCTCGAACGGGAACATCCAGATCCAGGACGTGGCGTCCAAGGTGGCAGGCCGTACGACCAATGGAGAAGTGGAAGTGGAATCCGCGGTTTTGGGAGACTGGACGCTCATCACTTCCAACGGCAGTATTCGCGTGCAATTGCCGAAGCAAGGGAACAACGTCCGGATCACGGGGGACACCTCAAACGGCCGGGTGAGCGGAAACGTCCCTTGGCAGTATTCCGGGGACGACCACGACCATGGAACCGCGACGTTGGGCCAGGGCGTGCACACGATGGAGTTGCGGACGTCGAACGGATCGATACAAGTCAACCAGGGAGATTGA
- a CDS encoding ATP-binding cassette domain-containing protein: MDSVKAKTEWAVEAHGLVKSFGSNRAVDGVDLKVRAGTIYGVLGPNGAGKTTTVRMLATLLRPDAGSARIFGYDVVKEAQIVRQLIGVTGQYASVDETLTATENLVIFSRLLGLGRAEARRKAAELLEEFGLTEAAKRPLKQFSGGMRRRLDLAASLIAQPPLIFLDEPTTGLDPRTRTHMWETIRRLVKSGSTVVLTTQYLDEADQLADRVAVIDRGKVVAEGTVDELKASVGTSSLQFRVHDPKDTEEARRIVNRVLGVQSVVSSVSGKITAPMMDADRVTDLLVRLREAGIKLAEMSVQKPTLDEVFLTITGHGVEDQSQSVEELNEAEAMQR; encoded by the coding sequence GTGGACAGTGTGAAGGCGAAAACGGAGTGGGCCGTGGAGGCGCATGGCCTTGTCAAGAGCTTTGGCAGCAACCGAGCGGTCGATGGGGTCGACCTGAAGGTCCGTGCTGGAACCATTTACGGCGTGCTGGGGCCAAATGGGGCCGGGAAGACCACCACCGTCCGAATGTTGGCGACCCTGTTGCGGCCAGACGCAGGTTCGGCGCGCATATTCGGGTACGATGTGGTGAAGGAAGCGCAGATTGTGCGCCAGCTGATTGGCGTGACGGGGCAGTACGCATCGGTGGACGAGACGCTCACTGCGACAGAGAATCTTGTGATCTTTTCCCGGTTGCTCGGGTTAGGGAGAGCCGAGGCACGGCGGAAGGCTGCAGAGCTGCTGGAGGAATTCGGCTTAACAGAGGCTGCGAAACGTCCCTTGAAGCAATTCTCCGGAGGCATGCGCCGCCGTCTGGATCTGGCTGCTAGCCTGATTGCTCAGCCGCCGCTTATCTTCCTGGACGAGCCGACGACCGGGCTCGACCCACGCACGCGAACGCACATGTGGGAAACGATTCGGCGTTTGGTAAAGAGCGGATCGACCGTCGTGCTGACAACCCAGTACCTCGACGAGGCGGATCAGCTTGCGGATCGGGTTGCGGTCATCGACCGTGGCAAGGTGGTCGCCGAGGGCACGGTGGATGAGTTGAAAGCCTCGGTTGGGACTTCGTCGCTGCAATTCCGGGTTCATGACCCCAAGGATACGGAGGAAGCTCGCCGGATCGTGAACAGGGTTCTCGGCGTCCAGTCGGTTGTGTCCTCGGTGTCCGGGAAGATCACGGCACCCATGATGGATGCAGACAGGGTCACCGACTTACTGGTCAGACTGCGGGAGGCAGGCATCAAACTGGCAGAGATGAGCGTGCAGAAACCGACGCTCGACGAGGTCTTTCTTACCATCACTGGGCACGGCGTAGAGGATCAGTCACAGTCCGTCGAAGAATTGAACGAAGCGGAGGCGATGCAGAGATGA
- a CDS encoding ABC transporter permease, whose product MSSIPMTSGIQRPLRNRTSFRQTLSQSFTMAYRGLLKIRRTPEQLFDVTFQPIVFTLMFTYIFGGAVSGNVHNYLPIIIPGILVQTVITTSIVTGVQLREDMDKGVFDRFKSLPIARIAPLAGALLADTVRYTIATVLTLVMGYIIGYRPGGGLLNTVIAGILVMACSWAVSWIFAFFGVIARTASSVQGISMLILFPLTFLSNALVPVNTMPHWLQWFVKINPLSHLITAVRDLANAGTVGSDLAISLVGAAVIVVIFAPLTVRAYMRRT is encoded by the coding sequence ATGAGCAGTATTCCCATGACATCGGGTATCCAGCGTCCGCTCAGGAATCGTACGAGCTTCCGGCAGACGTTGAGCCAATCGTTCACGATGGCCTATCGCGGGCTGTTGAAGATCCGGAGGACGCCTGAACAACTGTTCGACGTGACGTTCCAACCCATCGTCTTCACGCTGATGTTCACGTACATCTTTGGCGGGGCGGTATCCGGGAATGTGCACAACTATCTGCCGATCATCATTCCCGGCATCCTGGTGCAGACCGTCATCACGACCTCGATTGTCACGGGTGTCCAACTGCGGGAGGACATGGACAAAGGCGTGTTCGATCGATTCAAGTCCCTGCCCATCGCCCGCATCGCGCCCTTGGCGGGCGCCCTGTTGGCCGACACCGTCCGGTACACCATCGCGACGGTGCTCACCTTGGTCATGGGATACATCATCGGCTATCGGCCTGGAGGCGGTCTCCTGAACACGGTCATCGCAGGGATTCTGGTGATGGCGTGCTCATGGGCGGTCAGCTGGATCTTTGCCTTCTTCGGCGTGATTGCGCGGACCGCGTCCAGCGTACAGGGGATTTCGATGCTCATCCTGTTTCCTCTGACGTTCCTGTCGAACGCATTGGTGCCCGTGAATACCATGCCGCACTGGCTTCAATGGTTCGTGAAGATCAATCCCCTCTCGCATCTGATCACGGCGGTTCGCGATCTTGCGAATGCGGGGACGGTCGGCAGCGATCTCGCCATTTCGCTCGTCGGAGCCGCCGTCATTGTGGTGATCTTCGCACCGCTCACGGTACGCGCCTACATGCGGCGGACGTAA